From the Ascaphus truei isolate aAscTru1 chromosome 15, aAscTru1.hap1, whole genome shotgun sequence genome, one window contains:
- the LOC142466359 gene encoding zinc finger protein 341-like: MAQAIYEAFEGMDNQTVLAVQSLLDGQGGVPDPTAQNVSTSGPIHGLDDDDVFLCGKCKKQFNSLPAFMIHKRDQCQGNAPSLATVSMGGHSAYTPPVRVQQPQINRQISTYITVPPSPLIQTLVQGNVLVNDEVLLSAMSAFTSLDQPMHTVPPPVQSNLSLHSGISYLPAPSLPPRPVPHPPPGHTPLGLPVQANGNSCSTVVQVYSAPISMPGNAGMEIQALGMQHYSHIEILIPVSLSLSLHS; encoded by the exons ATGGCGCAAGCCATATATGAGGCATTTGAAG GGATGGATAACCAGACCGTGCTGGCCGTGCAGTCGCTGTTGGACGGGCAGGGGGGCGTTCCGGACCCCACGGCTCAAAATGTCAGCACCTCTGGGCCCATCCATGGATTGG ACGACGACGATGTTTTCCTGTGCGGGAAATGCAAGAAGCAGTTCAATTCTCTGCCGGCGTTCATGATCCACAAGCGTGACCAGTGTCAGGGTAACGCGCCTTCTCTAGCGACTGTATCCATGGGGGGTCACAGCGCGTACACCCCGCCTGTCCGTGTGCAACAGCCGCAGATTAACAGGCAG ATCTCCACGTACATCACGGTCCCCCCCTCTCCGCTCATCCAGACCCTGGTCCAGGGCAACGTGCTGGTGAACGACGAGGTCCTGCTCTCCGCCATGTCTGCATTCACCTCCTTGGACCAGCCCatgcacactgtcccacccccagtGCAG AGTAACCTGAGCCTGCATTCGGGGATCTCGTACCTCCCCGCCCCGTCGCTGCCGCCCCGGCCTGTGCCACACCCTCCCCCCGGACACACCCCGCTGGGGCTCCCCGTGCAGGCAAACGGCAACAGCTGCAGCACCGTGGTGCAAGTGTACAGCGCCCCCATCAGTATGCCGGGGAACGCGGGCATGGAGATCCAGGCTCTGGGCATGCAGCACTACTCacacatagag